One Drosophila santomea strain STO CAGO 1482 chromosome X, Prin_Dsan_1.1, whole genome shotgun sequence DNA segment encodes these proteins:
- the LOC120456109 gene encoding cAMP-specific 3',5'-cyclic phosphodiesterase isoform X13, with product MSPKSMSRNSSIASERFKEQEASILVDRSHGEDLIVTPFAQILASLRSVRNNLLSLTNVPASNKSRRPNQSSSASRSGNPQGAPLSQGEEAYTRLATDTIEELDWCLDQLETIQTHRSVSDMASLKFKRMLNKELSHFSESSRSGNQISEYICSTFLDKQQEFDLPSLRVEDNPELVAANAAAGQQSAGQYARSRSPRGPPMSQISGVKRPLSHTNSFTGERLPTFGVETPRENELGTLLGELDTWGIQIFSIGEFSVNRPLTCVAYTIFQSRELLTSLMIPPKTFLNFMSTLEDHYVKDNPFHNSLHAADVTQSTNVLLNTPALEGVFTPLEVGGALFAACIHDVDHPGLTNQFLVNSSSELALMYNDESVLENHHLAVAFKLLQNQGCDIFCNMQKKQRQTLRKMVIDIVLSTDMSKHMSLLADLKTMVETKKVAGSGVLLLDNYTDRIQVLENLVHCADLSNPTKPLPLYKRWVALLMEEFFLQGDKERESGMDISPMCDRHNATIEKSQVGFIDYIVHPLWETWADLVHPDAQDILDTLEENRDYYQSMIPPSPPPSGVDENPQEDRIRFQVTLEESDQENLAELEEGDESGGESTTTGTTGTTAASALSGAGGGGGAGGGVAPRTGGCQNQAQHGGM from the exons GTTTAAAGAACAGGAAGCCTCTATACTCGTTGACCGATC CCACGGCGAGGATCTCATTGTGACGCCTTTCGCCCAAATTTTAGCCAGCTTACGTTCAGTGCGCAACAATTTATTAAGTCTGACAAATGTTCCAGCATCAAACAA ATCCAGGCGGCCCAACCAATCCTCGTCGGCCTCGCGATCGGGAAACCCCCAAGGAGCCCCGCTGTCCCAGGGCGAGGAGGCCTACACCCGCCTGGCCACCGACACCATCGAGGAGCTGGACTGGTGCCTCGACCAGCTGGAGACCATCCAGACCCATCGCAGCGTCTCCGACATGGCCTCGCTCAAG TTCAAACGCATGCTCAACAAGGAGCTGTCGCACTTCAGCGAGTCCAGCAGATCGGGAAATCAGATTTCCGAATATATATGTTCCACTTTTTTGG ACAAGCAGCAGGAGTTCGACTTGCCGTCGCTGCGCGTGGAGGATAACCCGGAACTGGTGGCCGCCAACGCAGCCGCTGGTCAGCAGTCCGCCGGACAGTATGCGCGCTCCCGCTCGCCGCGCGGCCCGCCCATGTCGCAGATCAGCGGCGTAAAGAGGCCACTGTCGCACACGAACAGCTTCACCGGCGAACGGCTGCCCACCTTCGGTGTGGAGACACCCAGGGAAAATGAGCTGGGCACCCTGCTCGGCGAACTGGACACCTGGGGCATTCAGATATTCAGCATCGGCGAGTTCAGCGTCAATCGACCGCTCACCTGTGTGGCATACACCATATTTCAG AGTAGAGAATTACTGACCAGTCTTATGATACCACCGAAAACTTTTCTTAACTTTATGTCTACTCTGGAGGACCACTACGTCAAAGACAATCCGTTTCACAATTCGCTGCATGCCGCCGACGTGACCCAAAGCACCAACGTGCTACTCAACACACCGGCGCTGGAGGGCGTATTCACACCGCTCGAAGTGGGCGGGGCGCTGTTCGCCGCTTGCATCCACGATGTTGATCATCCCGGCTTAACCAATCAGTTCTTGGTTAACTCAA GTTCCGAACTAGCATTAATGTACAATGACGAATCTGTTTTGGAAAATCATCATTTAGCTGTTGCctttaaattattacaaaatCAAGGATGTGATATATTCTGTAATATGCAAAA GAAACAACGCCAAACATTGAGGAAAATGGTTATTGATATTGTGCTGTCTACGGACATGTCCAAGCACATGAGTCTGCTGGCCGACCTAAAGACAATGGTGGAAACCAAGAAGGTGGCCGGCTCCGGCGTACTGCTGTTGGACAACTACACCGATCGCATACAG GTGCTTGAGAATCTGGTGCACTGCGCCGATCTGAGCAATCCCACCAAGCCGCTGCCGCTTTACAAGCGCTGGGTAGCCCTGCTCATGGAGGAGTTCTTCCTGCAGGGCGACAAGGAGCGCGAATCGGGCATGGACATCAGTCCCATGTGCGACCGCCACAATGCCACCATCGAGAAGTCGCAGGTGGGCTTCATCGACTACATCGTCCACCCACTTTGGGAGACCTGGGCGGACCTGGTGCACCCGGATGCCCAGGATATACTCGACACGCTTGAAGAGAACAGAGACTACTACCAGAGCATGATACCGCCCTCGCCGCCGCCATCGGGCGTCGATGAGAATCCGCAGGAGGACAGGATACGCTTTCAA GTAACCCTTGAGGAGTCCGACCAAGAAAACCTCGCCGAGCTGGAGGAGGGCGACGAGAGTGGTGGCGAGAGCACCACCACTGGCACCACCGGAaccaccgccgcctccgcGCTAAGCGGGgctggtggcggtggcggtgcaGGCGGGGGTGTGGCACCTAGAACGGGTGGCTGCCAAAACCAAGCGCAACACGGTGGAATGTGA
- the LOC120456109 gene encoding cAMP-specific 3',5'-cyclic phosphodiesterase isoform X11, translating to MLNKNSASSQSLPRVHSFFNMIPSIMQDDLAVTILNDRDNMFSIKSQRSHGEDLIVTPFAQILASLRSVRNNLLSLTNVPASNKSRRPNQSSSASRSGNPQGAPLSQGEEAYTRLATDTIEELDWCLDQLETIQTHRSVSDMASLKFKRMLNKELSHFSESSRSGNQISEYICSTFLDKQQEFDLPSLRVEDNPELVAANAAAGQQSAGQYARSRSPRGPPMSQISGVKRPLSHTNSFTGERLPTFGVETPRENELGTLLGELDTWGIQIFSIGEFSVNRPLTCVAYTIFQSRELLTSLMIPPKTFLNFMSTLEDHYVKDNPFHNSLHAADVTQSTNVLLNTPALEGVFTPLEVGGALFAACIHDVDHPGLTNQFLVNSSSELALMYNDESVLENHHLAVAFKLLQNQGCDIFCNMQKKQRQTLRKMVIDIVLSTDMSKHMSLLADLKTMVETKKVAGSGVLLLDNYTDRIQVLENLVHCADLSNPTKPLPLYKRWVALLMEEFFLQGDKERESGMDISPMCDRHNATIEKSQVGFIDYIVHPLWETWADLVHPDAQDILDTLEENRDYYQSMIPPSPPPSGVDENPQEDRIRFQVTLEESDQENLAELEEGDESGGESTTTGTTGTTAASALSGAGGGGGAGGGVAPRTGGCQNQAQHGGM from the exons ATGCTAAACAAAAACTCAGCATCGTCGCAGTCTCTGCCGCGAGTGCATAGTTTCTTCAACATGATACCCTCGATAATGCAGGACGATTTGGCTGTGACCATTCTCAACGATCGGGACAACATGTTCTCTATCAAGTCACAGCGCAG CCACGGCGAGGATCTCATTGTGACGCCTTTCGCCCAAATTTTAGCCAGCTTACGTTCAGTGCGCAACAATTTATTAAGTCTGACAAATGTTCCAGCATCAAACAA ATCCAGGCGGCCCAACCAATCCTCGTCGGCCTCGCGATCGGGAAACCCCCAAGGAGCCCCGCTGTCCCAGGGCGAGGAGGCCTACACCCGCCTGGCCACCGACACCATCGAGGAGCTGGACTGGTGCCTCGACCAGCTGGAGACCATCCAGACCCATCGCAGCGTCTCCGACATGGCCTCGCTCAAG TTCAAACGCATGCTCAACAAGGAGCTGTCGCACTTCAGCGAGTCCAGCAGATCGGGAAATCAGATTTCCGAATATATATGTTCCACTTTTTTGG ACAAGCAGCAGGAGTTCGACTTGCCGTCGCTGCGCGTGGAGGATAACCCGGAACTGGTGGCCGCCAACGCAGCCGCTGGTCAGCAGTCCGCCGGACAGTATGCGCGCTCCCGCTCGCCGCGCGGCCCGCCCATGTCGCAGATCAGCGGCGTAAAGAGGCCACTGTCGCACACGAACAGCTTCACCGGCGAACGGCTGCCCACCTTCGGTGTGGAGACACCCAGGGAAAATGAGCTGGGCACCCTGCTCGGCGAACTGGACACCTGGGGCATTCAGATATTCAGCATCGGCGAGTTCAGCGTCAATCGACCGCTCACCTGTGTGGCATACACCATATTTCAG AGTAGAGAATTACTGACCAGTCTTATGATACCACCGAAAACTTTTCTTAACTTTATGTCTACTCTGGAGGACCACTACGTCAAAGACAATCCGTTTCACAATTCGCTGCATGCCGCCGACGTGACCCAAAGCACCAACGTGCTACTCAACACACCGGCGCTGGAGGGCGTATTCACACCGCTCGAAGTGGGCGGGGCGCTGTTCGCCGCTTGCATCCACGATGTTGATCATCCCGGCTTAACCAATCAGTTCTTGGTTAACTCAA GTTCCGAACTAGCATTAATGTACAATGACGAATCTGTTTTGGAAAATCATCATTTAGCTGTTGCctttaaattattacaaaatCAAGGATGTGATATATTCTGTAATATGCAAAA GAAACAACGCCAAACATTGAGGAAAATGGTTATTGATATTGTGCTGTCTACGGACATGTCCAAGCACATGAGTCTGCTGGCCGACCTAAAGACAATGGTGGAAACCAAGAAGGTGGCCGGCTCCGGCGTACTGCTGTTGGACAACTACACCGATCGCATACAG GTGCTTGAGAATCTGGTGCACTGCGCCGATCTGAGCAATCCCACCAAGCCGCTGCCGCTTTACAAGCGCTGGGTAGCCCTGCTCATGGAGGAGTTCTTCCTGCAGGGCGACAAGGAGCGCGAATCGGGCATGGACATCAGTCCCATGTGCGACCGCCACAATGCCACCATCGAGAAGTCGCAGGTGGGCTTCATCGACTACATCGTCCACCCACTTTGGGAGACCTGGGCGGACCTGGTGCACCCGGATGCCCAGGATATACTCGACACGCTTGAAGAGAACAGAGACTACTACCAGAGCATGATACCGCCCTCGCCGCCGCCATCGGGCGTCGATGAGAATCCGCAGGAGGACAGGATACGCTTTCAA GTAACCCTTGAGGAGTCCGACCAAGAAAACCTCGCCGAGCTGGAGGAGGGCGACGAGAGTGGTGGCGAGAGCACCACCACTGGCACCACCGGAaccaccgccgcctccgcGCTAAGCGGGgctggtggcggtggcggtgcaGGCGGGGGTGTGGCACCTAGAACGGGTGGCTGCCAAAACCAAGCGCAACACGGTGGAATGTGA
- the LOC120456109 gene encoding cAMP-specific 3',5'-cyclic phosphodiesterase isoform X15, with protein sequence MVLFSQLLAMHQRALESCTIHGEDLIVTPFAQILASLRSVRNNLLSLTNVPASNKRPNQSSSASRSGNPQGAPLSQGEEAYTRLATDTIEELDWCLDQLETIQTHRSVSDMASLKFKRMLNKELSHFSESSRSGNQISEYICSTFLDKQQEFDLPSLRVEDNPELVAANAAAGQQSAGQYARSRSPRGPPMSQISGVKRPLSHTNSFTGERLPTFGVETPRENELGTLLGELDTWGIQIFSIGEFSVNRPLTCVAYTIFQSRELLTSLMIPPKTFLNFMSTLEDHYVKDNPFHNSLHAADVTQSTNVLLNTPALEGVFTPLEVGGALFAACIHDVDHPGLTNQFLVNSSSELALMYNDESVLENHHLAVAFKLLQNQGCDIFCNMQKKQRQTLRKMVIDIVLSTDMSKHMSLLADLKTMVETKKVAGSGVLLLDNYTDRIQVLENLVHCADLSNPTKPLPLYKRWVALLMEEFFLQGDKERESGMDISPMCDRHNATIEKSQVGFIDYIVHPLWETWADLVHPDAQDILDTLEENRDYYQSMIPPSPPPSGVDENPQEDRIRFQVTLEESDQENLAELEEGDESGGESTTTGTTGTTAASALSGAGGGGGAGGGVAPRTGGCQNQAQHGGM encoded by the exons ATGGTCTTGTTTTCGCAGCTTTTGGCAATGCATCAAAGAGCCTTAGAATCTTGTACGAT CCACGGCGAGGATCTCATTGTGACGCCTTTCGCCCAAATTTTAGCCAGCTTACGTTCAGTGCGCAACAATTTATTAAGTCTGACAAATGTTCCAGCATCAAACAA GCGGCCCAACCAATCCTCGTCGGCCTCGCGATCGGGAAACCCCCAAGGAGCCCCGCTGTCCCAGGGCGAGGAGGCCTACACCCGCCTGGCCACCGACACCATCGAGGAGCTGGACTGGTGCCTCGACCAGCTGGAGACCATCCAGACCCATCGCAGCGTCTCCGACATGGCCTCGCTCAAG TTCAAACGCATGCTCAACAAGGAGCTGTCGCACTTCAGCGAGTCCAGCAGATCGGGAAATCAGATTTCCGAATATATATGTTCCACTTTTTTGG ACAAGCAGCAGGAGTTCGACTTGCCGTCGCTGCGCGTGGAGGATAACCCGGAACTGGTGGCCGCCAACGCAGCCGCTGGTCAGCAGTCCGCCGGACAGTATGCGCGCTCCCGCTCGCCGCGCGGCCCGCCCATGTCGCAGATCAGCGGCGTAAAGAGGCCACTGTCGCACACGAACAGCTTCACCGGCGAACGGCTGCCCACCTTCGGTGTGGAGACACCCAGGGAAAATGAGCTGGGCACCCTGCTCGGCGAACTGGACACCTGGGGCATTCAGATATTCAGCATCGGCGAGTTCAGCGTCAATCGACCGCTCACCTGTGTGGCATACACCATATTTCAG AGTAGAGAATTACTGACCAGTCTTATGATACCACCGAAAACTTTTCTTAACTTTATGTCTACTCTGGAGGACCACTACGTCAAAGACAATCCGTTTCACAATTCGCTGCATGCCGCCGACGTGACCCAAAGCACCAACGTGCTACTCAACACACCGGCGCTGGAGGGCGTATTCACACCGCTCGAAGTGGGCGGGGCGCTGTTCGCCGCTTGCATCCACGATGTTGATCATCCCGGCTTAACCAATCAGTTCTTGGTTAACTCAA GTTCCGAACTAGCATTAATGTACAATGACGAATCTGTTTTGGAAAATCATCATTTAGCTGTTGCctttaaattattacaaaatCAAGGATGTGATATATTCTGTAATATGCAAAA GAAACAACGCCAAACATTGAGGAAAATGGTTATTGATATTGTGCTGTCTACGGACATGTCCAAGCACATGAGTCTGCTGGCCGACCTAAAGACAATGGTGGAAACCAAGAAGGTGGCCGGCTCCGGCGTACTGCTGTTGGACAACTACACCGATCGCATACAG GTGCTTGAGAATCTGGTGCACTGCGCCGATCTGAGCAATCCCACCAAGCCGCTGCCGCTTTACAAGCGCTGGGTAGCCCTGCTCATGGAGGAGTTCTTCCTGCAGGGCGACAAGGAGCGCGAATCGGGCATGGACATCAGTCCCATGTGCGACCGCCACAATGCCACCATCGAGAAGTCGCAGGTGGGCTTCATCGACTACATCGTCCACCCACTTTGGGAGACCTGGGCGGACCTGGTGCACCCGGATGCCCAGGATATACTCGACACGCTTGAAGAGAACAGAGACTACTACCAGAGCATGATACCGCCCTCGCCGCCGCCATCGGGCGTCGATGAGAATCCGCAGGAGGACAGGATACGCTTTCAA GTAACCCTTGAGGAGTCCGACCAAGAAAACCTCGCCGAGCTGGAGGAGGGCGACGAGAGTGGTGGCGAGAGCACCACCACTGGCACCACCGGAaccaccgccgcctccgcGCTAAGCGGGgctggtggcggtggcggtgcaGGCGGGGGTGTGGCACCTAGAACGGGTGGCTGCCAAAACCAAGCGCAACACGGTGGAATGTGA
- the LOC120456109 gene encoding cAMP-specific 3',5'-cyclic phosphodiesterase isoform X14 translates to MASLKFKRMLNKELSHFSESSRSGNQISEYICSTFLDKQQEFDLPSLRVEDNPELVAANAAAGQQSAGQYARSRSPRGPPMSQISGVKRPLSHTNSFTGERLPTFGVETPRENELGTLLGELDTWGIQIFSIGEFSVNRPLTCVAYTIFQSRELLTSLMIPPKTFLNFMSTLEDHYVKDNPFHNSLHAADVTQSTNVLLNTPALEGVFTPLEVGGALFAACIHDVDHPGLTNQFLVNSSSELALMYNDESVLENHHLAVAFKLLQNQGCDIFCNMQKKQRQTLRKMVIDIVLSTDMSKHMSLLADLKTMVETKKVAGSGVLLLDNYTDRIQVLENLVHCADLSNPTKPLPLYKRWVALLMEEFFLQGDKERESGMDISPMCDRHNATIEKSQVGFIDYIVHPLWETWADLVHPDAQDILDTLEENRDYYQSMIPPSPPPSGVDENPQEDRIRFQVTLEESDQENLAELEEGDESGGESTTTGTTGTTAASALSGAGGGGGAGGGVAPRTGGCQNQAQHGGM, encoded by the exons ATGGCCTCGCTCAAG TTCAAACGCATGCTCAACAAGGAGCTGTCGCACTTCAGCGAGTCCAGCAGATCGGGAAATCAGATTTCCGAATATATATGTTCCACTTTTTTGG ACAAGCAGCAGGAGTTCGACTTGCCGTCGCTGCGCGTGGAGGATAACCCGGAACTGGTGGCCGCCAACGCAGCCGCTGGTCAGCAGTCCGCCGGACAGTATGCGCGCTCCCGCTCGCCGCGCGGCCCGCCCATGTCGCAGATCAGCGGCGTAAAGAGGCCACTGTCGCACACGAACAGCTTCACCGGCGAACGGCTGCCCACCTTCGGTGTGGAGACACCCAGGGAAAATGAGCTGGGCACCCTGCTCGGCGAACTGGACACCTGGGGCATTCAGATATTCAGCATCGGCGAGTTCAGCGTCAATCGACCGCTCACCTGTGTGGCATACACCATATTTCAG AGTAGAGAATTACTGACCAGTCTTATGATACCACCGAAAACTTTTCTTAACTTTATGTCTACTCTGGAGGACCACTACGTCAAAGACAATCCGTTTCACAATTCGCTGCATGCCGCCGACGTGACCCAAAGCACCAACGTGCTACTCAACACACCGGCGCTGGAGGGCGTATTCACACCGCTCGAAGTGGGCGGGGCGCTGTTCGCCGCTTGCATCCACGATGTTGATCATCCCGGCTTAACCAATCAGTTCTTGGTTAACTCAA GTTCCGAACTAGCATTAATGTACAATGACGAATCTGTTTTGGAAAATCATCATTTAGCTGTTGCctttaaattattacaaaatCAAGGATGTGATATATTCTGTAATATGCAAAA GAAACAACGCCAAACATTGAGGAAAATGGTTATTGATATTGTGCTGTCTACGGACATGTCCAAGCACATGAGTCTGCTGGCCGACCTAAAGACAATGGTGGAAACCAAGAAGGTGGCCGGCTCCGGCGTACTGCTGTTGGACAACTACACCGATCGCATACAG GTGCTTGAGAATCTGGTGCACTGCGCCGATCTGAGCAATCCCACCAAGCCGCTGCCGCTTTACAAGCGCTGGGTAGCCCTGCTCATGGAGGAGTTCTTCCTGCAGGGCGACAAGGAGCGCGAATCGGGCATGGACATCAGTCCCATGTGCGACCGCCACAATGCCACCATCGAGAAGTCGCAGGTGGGCTTCATCGACTACATCGTCCACCCACTTTGGGAGACCTGGGCGGACCTGGTGCACCCGGATGCCCAGGATATACTCGACACGCTTGAAGAGAACAGAGACTACTACCAGAGCATGATACCGCCCTCGCCGCCGCCATCGGGCGTCGATGAGAATCCGCAGGAGGACAGGATACGCTTTCAA GTAACCCTTGAGGAGTCCGACCAAGAAAACCTCGCCGAGCTGGAGGAGGGCGACGAGAGTGGTGGCGAGAGCACCACCACTGGCACCACCGGAaccaccgccgcctccgcGCTAAGCGGGgctggtggcggtggcggtgcaGGCGGGGGTGTGGCACCTAGAACGGGTGGCTGCCAAAACCAAGCGCAACACGGTGGAATGTGA
- the LOC120456109 gene encoding cAMP-specific 3',5'-cyclic phosphodiesterase isoform X12 encodes MLNKNSASSQSLPRVHSFFNMIPSIMQDDLAVTILNDRDNMFSIKSQRSHGEDLIVTPFAQILASLRSVRNNLLSLTNVPASNKRPNQSSSASRSGNPQGAPLSQGEEAYTRLATDTIEELDWCLDQLETIQTHRSVSDMASLKFKRMLNKELSHFSESSRSGNQISEYICSTFLDKQQEFDLPSLRVEDNPELVAANAAAGQQSAGQYARSRSPRGPPMSQISGVKRPLSHTNSFTGERLPTFGVETPRENELGTLLGELDTWGIQIFSIGEFSVNRPLTCVAYTIFQSRELLTSLMIPPKTFLNFMSTLEDHYVKDNPFHNSLHAADVTQSTNVLLNTPALEGVFTPLEVGGALFAACIHDVDHPGLTNQFLVNSSSELALMYNDESVLENHHLAVAFKLLQNQGCDIFCNMQKKQRQTLRKMVIDIVLSTDMSKHMSLLADLKTMVETKKVAGSGVLLLDNYTDRIQVLENLVHCADLSNPTKPLPLYKRWVALLMEEFFLQGDKERESGMDISPMCDRHNATIEKSQVGFIDYIVHPLWETWADLVHPDAQDILDTLEENRDYYQSMIPPSPPPSGVDENPQEDRIRFQVTLEESDQENLAELEEGDESGGESTTTGTTGTTAASALSGAGGGGGAGGGVAPRTGGCQNQAQHGGM; translated from the exons ATGCTAAACAAAAACTCAGCATCGTCGCAGTCTCTGCCGCGAGTGCATAGTTTCTTCAACATGATACCCTCGATAATGCAGGACGATTTGGCTGTGACCATTCTCAACGATCGGGACAACATGTTCTCTATCAAGTCACAGCGCAG CCACGGCGAGGATCTCATTGTGACGCCTTTCGCCCAAATTTTAGCCAGCTTACGTTCAGTGCGCAACAATTTATTAAGTCTGACAAATGTTCCAGCATCAAACAA GCGGCCCAACCAATCCTCGTCGGCCTCGCGATCGGGAAACCCCCAAGGAGCCCCGCTGTCCCAGGGCGAGGAGGCCTACACCCGCCTGGCCACCGACACCATCGAGGAGCTGGACTGGTGCCTCGACCAGCTGGAGACCATCCAGACCCATCGCAGCGTCTCCGACATGGCCTCGCTCAAG TTCAAACGCATGCTCAACAAGGAGCTGTCGCACTTCAGCGAGTCCAGCAGATCGGGAAATCAGATTTCCGAATATATATGTTCCACTTTTTTGG ACAAGCAGCAGGAGTTCGACTTGCCGTCGCTGCGCGTGGAGGATAACCCGGAACTGGTGGCCGCCAACGCAGCCGCTGGTCAGCAGTCCGCCGGACAGTATGCGCGCTCCCGCTCGCCGCGCGGCCCGCCCATGTCGCAGATCAGCGGCGTAAAGAGGCCACTGTCGCACACGAACAGCTTCACCGGCGAACGGCTGCCCACCTTCGGTGTGGAGACACCCAGGGAAAATGAGCTGGGCACCCTGCTCGGCGAACTGGACACCTGGGGCATTCAGATATTCAGCATCGGCGAGTTCAGCGTCAATCGACCGCTCACCTGTGTGGCATACACCATATTTCAG AGTAGAGAATTACTGACCAGTCTTATGATACCACCGAAAACTTTTCTTAACTTTATGTCTACTCTGGAGGACCACTACGTCAAAGACAATCCGTTTCACAATTCGCTGCATGCCGCCGACGTGACCCAAAGCACCAACGTGCTACTCAACACACCGGCGCTGGAGGGCGTATTCACACCGCTCGAAGTGGGCGGGGCGCTGTTCGCCGCTTGCATCCACGATGTTGATCATCCCGGCTTAACCAATCAGTTCTTGGTTAACTCAA GTTCCGAACTAGCATTAATGTACAATGACGAATCTGTTTTGGAAAATCATCATTTAGCTGTTGCctttaaattattacaaaatCAAGGATGTGATATATTCTGTAATATGCAAAA GAAACAACGCCAAACATTGAGGAAAATGGTTATTGATATTGTGCTGTCTACGGACATGTCCAAGCACATGAGTCTGCTGGCCGACCTAAAGACAATGGTGGAAACCAAGAAGGTGGCCGGCTCCGGCGTACTGCTGTTGGACAACTACACCGATCGCATACAG GTGCTTGAGAATCTGGTGCACTGCGCCGATCTGAGCAATCCCACCAAGCCGCTGCCGCTTTACAAGCGCTGGGTAGCCCTGCTCATGGAGGAGTTCTTCCTGCAGGGCGACAAGGAGCGCGAATCGGGCATGGACATCAGTCCCATGTGCGACCGCCACAATGCCACCATCGAGAAGTCGCAGGTGGGCTTCATCGACTACATCGTCCACCCACTTTGGGAGACCTGGGCGGACCTGGTGCACCCGGATGCCCAGGATATACTCGACACGCTTGAAGAGAACAGAGACTACTACCAGAGCATGATACCGCCCTCGCCGCCGCCATCGGGCGTCGATGAGAATCCGCAGGAGGACAGGATACGCTTTCAA GTAACCCTTGAGGAGTCCGACCAAGAAAACCTCGCCGAGCTGGAGGAGGGCGACGAGAGTGGTGGCGAGAGCACCACCACTGGCACCACCGGAaccaccgccgcctccgcGCTAAGCGGGgctggtggcggtggcggtgcaGGCGGGGGTGTGGCACCTAGAACGGGTGGCTGCCAAAACCAAGCGCAACACGGTGGAATGTGA